In Halobacillus amylolyticus, the following proteins share a genomic window:
- a CDS encoding lipoate--protein ligase family protein, whose protein sequence is METWYFVDSNHLSPALNMAMDEALMNWHREGKIPPVLRFYGWNPAGLSVGYFQKVNGKIDIEGVKRHGYELVRRQTGGRAVLHDNELTYSVIVSEQHPQMPASVKEAYLIISKGLFEGFRELNIKAEFAIPEGKLDTTGSAVCFEEPSWYELIVNGKKTAGSAQTRKKGIILQHGSIPIDMDETKLFDMFIYKNDRIKERARKAFSDKASSINSLLSEPKTFDEVKSAFKKGFEKGLDLNLQPFTLNEEQWSEVHKIAEERYTNDEWNYSR, encoded by the coding sequence ATGGAAACATGGTACTTTGTCGATTCTAATCACCTCTCCCCTGCCTTAAACATGGCGATGGATGAAGCTCTGATGAATTGGCATCGTGAAGGAAAAATACCGCCTGTCCTTCGTTTTTACGGATGGAATCCAGCCGGCCTTTCCGTCGGTTACTTCCAGAAGGTTAACGGAAAAATTGATATAGAAGGTGTCAAGAGGCACGGCTATGAACTCGTTCGCAGACAGACTGGCGGCCGGGCCGTACTTCATGACAATGAGCTAACTTACAGTGTCATCGTCTCAGAGCAGCACCCGCAGATGCCCGCTTCGGTCAAGGAAGCCTACCTTATTATTTCCAAAGGGTTGTTTGAAGGGTTTAGAGAATTAAATATTAAAGCTGAATTTGCCATCCCTGAGGGGAAACTTGACACAACTGGTTCTGCTGTATGCTTTGAAGAACCTTCCTGGTACGAACTGATCGTCAATGGGAAAAAGACAGCAGGCAGTGCCCAGACAAGAAAAAAAGGAATCATCCTTCAACACGGATCCATTCCTATTGATATGGATGAAACAAAGTTGTTTGACATGTTTATTTACAAAAATGACCGAATCAAGGAAAGGGCACGGAAAGCTTTTAGTGACAAGGCAAGTTCTATTAACAGCCTGCTTTCTGAACCCAAGACGTTTGATGAGGTGAAATCTGCTTTTAAAAAAGGGTTTGAAAAAGGTTTAGATTTAAATTTACAGCCCTTCACATTAAATGAAGAGCAATGGTCAGAAGTACACAAAATTGCTGAAGAACGATATACCAATGATGAGTGGAATTACTCACGATAA
- the trmL gene encoding tRNA (uridine(34)/cytosine(34)/5-carboxymethylaminomethyluridine(34)-2'-O)-methyltransferase TrmL: protein MANHIVLFQPEIPANTGNIARTCLATDTQLHLIRPLGFSTDDKMLKRAGLDYWHDVKINYYDSIEELYETFPNGQYYYIENFGTRSYADFDFSDVEEAWFFVFGRETDGIPTELLEGLEDRCLRIPMTNKVRSLNLANTASIILFNALKQQSFPDLIK, encoded by the coding sequence TTGGCTAATCATATCGTATTATTTCAACCAGAGATTCCTGCAAATACAGGTAATATTGCCCGCACATGCTTAGCTACCGATACACAGCTGCATTTAATCCGTCCGCTAGGCTTTTCAACAGATGACAAAATGTTGAAGAGAGCCGGTCTTGATTATTGGCATGATGTGAAGATCAATTATTACGATTCCATTGAAGAGCTTTACGAGACATTTCCCAATGGACAATATTATTATATTGAAAACTTTGGGACTCGCTCGTATGCTGACTTTGATTTTAGTGACGTGGAGGAAGCGTGGTTTTTTGTGTTTGGAAGAGAAACGGATGGCATACCTACTGAACTGCTTGAAGGCTTAGAAGATCGCTGCCTGCGGATTCCTATGACGAACAAGGTTCGCTCATTAAATTTAGCAAATACTGCTTCGATTATACTATTCAACGCATTGAAGCAGCAGAGCTTTCCTGATTTAATAAAATAA
- the lipA gene encoding lipoyl synthase produces the protein MAKKEEHVRKPDWLKIKINTNKSYTGLKKLMREKKLNTVCEEARCPNIHECWSERKTATFMILGDTCTRGCRFCAVKTGLPNELDWGEPERVAESVEIMGLKHVVVTAVARDDLNDGGAAVFGETVKAIRRKVPGCTVEILPSDMKGDYESLHTLMGGEPDIFNHNIETVRRLTKKVRARAMYDRSLELLRRVKEIRPDTPTKSSLMVGLGETKEEIVQAMDDLLAHNVDIMTIGQYLQPTKKHLNVERYYHPDEFEELRKIAMEKGFKHCEAGPMVRSSYHADEQVNETSAQRRIKYMQGYESKGETLNTTNF, from the coding sequence ATGGCCAAAAAAGAGGAACACGTTAGAAAACCTGACTGGCTGAAAATTAAAATCAACACAAACAAATCTTACACAGGGTTAAAGAAACTCATGCGTGAGAAAAAGCTTAACACCGTATGTGAGGAAGCACGCTGTCCAAACATACACGAATGCTGGAGTGAAAGAAAAACCGCTACATTTATGATTCTGGGCGATACATGTACACGTGGATGTCGCTTTTGTGCCGTTAAGACAGGCCTTCCTAATGAATTAGACTGGGGTGAGCCAGAGCGCGTGGCTGAATCTGTAGAAATTATGGGCCTCAAACACGTCGTTGTCACTGCCGTAGCTCGTGATGACTTAAATGATGGCGGTGCAGCAGTTTTCGGTGAAACTGTGAAAGCTATTCGCCGTAAAGTTCCTGGTTGTACCGTTGAAATTCTCCCTTCGGATATGAAAGGGGATTACGAAAGCCTTCATACATTAATGGGTGGCGAGCCTGACATTTTCAACCACAATATTGAAACCGTCCGTCGTCTAACGAAAAAAGTACGTGCCCGTGCCATGTATGACCGCTCTCTTGAGCTACTGCGCCGAGTAAAAGAAATCCGACCAGATACACCAACGAAATCAAGTCTCATGGTCGGTCTAGGTGAAACGAAAGAAGAAATTGTTCAAGCTATGGACGACCTTCTTGCACATAACGTAGATATAATGACAATTGGTCAATACTTACAGCCAACGAAAAAACATTTAAACGTAGAACGCTATTACCATCCTGATGAATTTGAGGAGTTAAGAAAAATCGCAATGGAAAAAGGCTTTAAACATTGTGAAGCTGGTCCGATGGTGCGTTCTTCTTACCATGCCGATGAACAAGTCAATGAAACTTCCGCACAGCGTCGGATTAAATATATGCAAGGCTATGAATCTAAAGGAGAAACATTAAATACTACGAACTTTTAA
- the odhB gene encoding 2-oxoglutarate dehydrogenase complex dihydrolipoyllysine-residue succinyltransferase, producing the protein MKEIKVPELAESITEGTIAEWLVKKGDQVEKGDPVLELETDKVNVEVNADASGVISELLKEEGDDVEVGDVIAKVDENGEAGSSSDDSNEEKKEEPKEEKQESAASSNQKEEKKEESSKEQEGSKGDVIATPAARKRARELGIDLSQISARDPLGRIRPEDVESAASGKNEKKEAPKKEKKESKQDSSEKTEFAKPVEREKMSRRRQTIAKRLVDAQQNSAMLTTFNEVDMTNVMNLRKERKDSFLKKHDIKLGFMSFFTKAAVGALKEFPLINAEIQGNEIVKKQFYDIGMAVSTEEGLVVPVVRDADRLDFAGIEKGIADVATKARNKELQLDDLQGGSFTITNGGIFGSMLSTPILNSPQVGILGLHNIEKRAKVMPDDTIQARPMMYIALSYDHRIVDGKDAVQFLRRIKEMIEDPYDLLLEG; encoded by the coding sequence ATGAAGGAAATTAAAGTTCCTGAATTAGCTGAATCCATTACTGAAGGTACTATTGCCGAATGGCTTGTAAAGAAAGGGGATCAAGTAGAAAAAGGGGATCCTGTGCTTGAACTTGAGACAGACAAAGTTAACGTCGAAGTAAACGCTGATGCTAGTGGTGTCATCTCTGAACTTCTTAAAGAAGAAGGGGATGACGTCGAAGTAGGCGATGTGATTGCCAAGGTTGACGAGAACGGAGAAGCTGGCAGTTCTTCAGACGATAGTAACGAAGAGAAGAAAGAAGAGCCTAAAGAGGAAAAACAAGAAAGTGCTGCTTCCTCTAATCAAAAAGAAGAGAAGAAAGAGGAAAGCTCCAAAGAACAAGAGGGGTCAAAAGGTGATGTGATTGCAACGCCAGCAGCCCGCAAACGTGCGCGTGAGTTAGGCATCGACTTAAGCCAAATTTCTGCTCGTGATCCTTTAGGCAGAATCCGCCCTGAGGACGTAGAATCTGCTGCAAGCGGCAAGAATGAGAAGAAAGAAGCTCCTAAGAAAGAGAAGAAAGAAAGTAAGCAAGACTCAAGCGAAAAGACAGAGTTTGCTAAGCCTGTTGAACGAGAGAAAATGTCCCGTCGTCGTCAAACAATCGCTAAGCGTTTAGTAGATGCTCAACAAAACTCAGCGATGCTTACAACGTTTAATGAAGTCGATATGACAAATGTAATGAATCTACGTAAGGAACGTAAAGATTCATTCTTGAAAAAGCATGATATTAAACTTGGATTTATGTCATTCTTTACGAAAGCAGCTGTTGGGGCGCTGAAAGAATTCCCACTGATTAATGCAGAAATTCAAGGCAACGAAATCGTGAAGAAGCAATTCTATGATATCGGTATGGCTGTATCAACGGAAGAAGGACTAGTTGTTCCGGTGGTCCGGGACGCAGACCGTCTTGACTTTGCTGGAATTGAAAAAGGAATTGCAGATGTAGCTACGAAAGCTCGTAACAAAGAGCTGCAGCTAGATGACTTGCAAGGTGGTTCCTTTACCATTACCAATGGCGGTATTTTTGGGTCCATGTTGTCTACACCGATCTTAAATTCACCGCAAGTAGGTATTCTAGGCCTGCATAATATCGAGAAGCGGGCAAAAGTGATGCCTGACGATACGATTCAAGCCCGTCCGATGATGTATATCGCCCTTTCCTATGATCATAGAATCGTTGATGGAAAAGACGCGGTGCAATTTCTGCGCAGAATTAAAGAAATGATTGAAGATCCTTATGATCTACTTTTAGAAGGATAA
- a CDS encoding 2-oxoglutarate dehydrogenase E1 component, with the protein MGYIEEQYELYQNDADAVDASLKEVFDNYGAPAWMMTTQASPATNGEAKASSEDIVKVTSALKLVEAIRRHGHLEANIYAVGSDERPVSTLINIESYGLTEEDLKGIPAEWVWPESPVKLDNALSVVRTLKERYAGTISFEYDHVNNDEERKWLQDKVESAAFQVNLSKEEKKQLLKRLADVEGFENFLAKTFVAQKRFSIEGLDVMVPMLDHIVQSASGDKIEHIMMGMAHRGRLNVLAHVLGKPYDRIFSEFHLSPDKELVPSEGSTGINYGWTGDVKYHFGARREIGDGEQTSTRVTLSHNPSHLEYVNPVVQGFTRAAQDDRSEPGYAQMDEDEAFGILIHGDAAFIGEGVVAEGLNMSDLPGYRTGGTIHIIGNNLVGFTTNRRDGRSTRYASDLAKGYEIPVVHVNADDPVACLSAMSLAYEYRQKFHKDFLIDLVGYRRYGHNEIDEPRSTQPKLYKEIDDHPTVANIFEKSLIDEGSVEEGTLKQINEEIEKNLRATYNNMKENETKEADVKDRPGGVERPLDEIETVVDLERLRQLNQDMLKRPEGFNGFKKLEKILKRRGNMLDDGNKVDWATAEALAFASILEDGTPIRITGQDTERGTFAHRHMVLHDIDTDETYSPLHGLEQAKASFDIYNSPLSEAGVIGFEYGYSVQAPEALVIWEAQFGDFANAGQVIFDQFVAAGRAKWGEKSSMVFLLPHGYEGQGPEHSSARLERFLQLAAENNWTVANVTSSAQYFHLLRRQAAISNKEEARPLVIMSPKSLLRNQRVAVEGSRFSDSNFQSILKQPGLSKEENKNKVKSLLLGSGKIMVEIEDAVENTENETFETIDAVRIEQIYPFPAKKLAEILDTYPNLEELVWVQEEPQNMGSWYFVEGILHKLLKKGQIHRYVGRPHRASPSVGEPNIHKTEQNRIIQEALQMSKGGKSNEGN; encoded by the coding sequence ATGGGGTATATTGAGGAACAGTATGAGTTATATCAAAATGACGCTGATGCTGTCGACGCTTCATTAAAAGAAGTATTTGATAATTATGGTGCACCAGCTTGGATGATGACTACACAAGCATCTCCTGCAACGAATGGGGAAGCAAAGGCTTCATCCGAAGATATTGTGAAAGTGACCTCAGCATTGAAACTTGTTGAGGCTATTCGTCGTCATGGACACTTAGAGGCAAACATTTATGCTGTCGGAAGTGACGAACGTCCTGTTTCTACTTTAATAAATATTGAAAGTTACGGATTAACAGAAGAAGACTTAAAGGGAATTCCAGCTGAATGGGTTTGGCCAGAGTCCCCTGTTAAATTAGATAATGCCTTAAGTGTTGTTCGTACGCTTAAGGAAAGGTACGCAGGTACGATCTCTTTTGAGTATGATCATGTGAATAATGACGAAGAGCGTAAGTGGCTTCAAGATAAAGTAGAGTCAGCTGCCTTCCAAGTTAACTTAAGTAAAGAAGAGAAGAAGCAGCTTCTTAAAAGATTGGCTGATGTAGAAGGTTTCGAGAATTTCCTTGCTAAAACCTTTGTTGCTCAAAAGCGTTTCTCTATTGAAGGTTTAGATGTGATGGTACCGATGCTGGACCATATTGTTCAATCAGCATCTGGAGATAAAATCGAACACATTATGATGGGAATGGCTCACAGGGGAAGGCTGAATGTCCTTGCCCATGTGTTAGGTAAGCCTTACGATAGAATTTTCTCTGAGTTTCATCTTTCTCCAGACAAGGAGTTGGTCCCTTCAGAAGGTTCCACAGGGATCAACTACGGCTGGACAGGGGATGTGAAATATCATTTCGGAGCCCGCCGAGAAATCGGGGATGGAGAACAAACAAGCACTCGGGTGACATTAAGTCACAACCCGTCACATTTAGAATATGTCAATCCAGTTGTACAAGGATTTACAAGGGCGGCTCAGGATGACCGTTCCGAACCGGGTTATGCTCAGATGGATGAGGATGAAGCATTCGGTATCCTTATTCATGGCGATGCGGCTTTCATCGGAGAAGGGGTTGTCGCTGAAGGGTTGAATATGAGTGACTTACCTGGGTATCGCACAGGTGGAACCATCCATATTATTGGGAATAACTTAGTAGGTTTCACAACGAACAGACGGGATGGCAGATCGACGAGATACGCAAGTGATCTTGCTAAGGGTTATGAAATCCCTGTTGTTCACGTGAATGCTGATGATCCAGTTGCTTGCTTATCAGCAATGTCTTTGGCGTATGAATATCGTCAAAAATTCCATAAAGACTTTTTAATTGATTTAGTCGGTTATCGCCGTTATGGACATAACGAAATAGATGAGCCCCGCTCAACACAACCGAAGCTCTACAAAGAGATTGATGATCATCCAACAGTTGCTAACATTTTTGAAAAATCTCTTATTGATGAGGGTAGTGTGGAAGAAGGGACTCTTAAGCAAATTAATGAAGAAATTGAAAAAAACCTTCGTGCTACTTACAACAATATGAAGGAGAATGAAACAAAAGAGGCCGATGTAAAAGATCGTCCGGGTGGAGTAGAGCGGCCGCTTGATGAGATCGAAACAGTGGTGGATCTTGAACGTTTACGACAATTAAATCAAGATATGCTTAAACGTCCTGAAGGATTTAATGGATTTAAGAAACTTGAAAAAATCCTCAAGCGGCGTGGAAATATGTTAGATGACGGAAATAAAGTAGACTGGGCTACTGCTGAAGCGCTTGCCTTTGCTTCTATCTTAGAAGATGGAACACCAATAAGGATTACAGGACAGGATACGGAGCGTGGAACCTTTGCCCACCGTCATATGGTCCTTCATGATATTGATACAGATGAAACATATAGCCCGCTCCACGGATTGGAACAGGCGAAAGCCTCCTTTGATATTTACAATAGTCCGTTATCAGAGGCTGGAGTCATCGGCTTTGAATATGGATACAGTGTACAAGCACCTGAAGCTCTCGTTATTTGGGAAGCACAGTTTGGTGATTTCGCTAATGCGGGTCAAGTTATCTTTGACCAGTTTGTAGCAGCAGGCCGTGCCAAATGGGGAGAGAAATCAAGCATGGTTTTCTTACTCCCACACGGTTATGAAGGACAAGGACCAGAGCACTCAAGTGCCCGTCTTGAACGCTTCCTGCAGTTAGCGGCTGAGAATAACTGGACGGTTGCTAACGTGACATCATCCGCTCAATATTTCCATTTACTAAGACGCCAGGCAGCGATTAGTAATAAAGAGGAAGCTAGACCATTGGTTATTATGTCACCGAAGAGCTTGCTTCGTAACCAGCGCGTGGCCGTTGAGGGTAGTAGGTTTAGTGACAGTAACTTCCAATCAATCCTTAAACAACCTGGTTTAAGTAAAGAAGAAAATAAAAATAAAGTTAAATCCTTGCTTTTAGGCAGCGGGAAAATTATGGTTGAAATCGAAGATGCAGTAGAGAACACGGAGAACGAAACTTTTGAAACGATCGATGCGGTTCGAATCGAACAAATTTATCCTTTCCCTGCTAAGAAGCTTGCAGAAATTCTAGACACTTATCCAAATCTTGAGGAACTTGTATGGGTTCAAGAAGAGCCGCAAAATATGGGAAGCTGGTATTTTGTTGAAGGAATTCTTCACAAATTGCTTAAAAAAGGACAAATTCACCGTTATGTAGGCAGACCACATCGTGCTTCTCCTTCCGTAGGTGAACCAAACATTCATAAAACAGAACAAAACCGAATCATCCAGGAAGCGTTACAGATGTCTAAAGGAGGAAAATCAAATGAAGGAAATTAA
- a CDS encoding amidase domain-containing protein, with product MEAIKEYWEDIMERLMEQQDEPWLERKVKKLHERGQVVKRATFHLKPYHQVQYGGTRDVSYMLALSLLIKDRKKYYLEEGVYHCEALLERKELVEQHTETEKSLGGNEHLATAFTDKESSQRVPFEYDRRAAVQYAERWWDSYNPAYKHFEVDCTNYISQCLRAGGAPMWGQPNRGKGWWYSSNSWSYSWAVAHSLRWYLSGARQGLTAKEVTDASLLSPGDVICYDFQGTGRFDHNTIVVKMNSQGLPLVNAHTTNSRHRFWDYQDSTAYTPSIEYKFFKIGAE from the coding sequence ATGGAGGCAATAAAAGAGTATTGGGAAGATATTATGGAGAGATTAATGGAGCAGCAAGATGAGCCATGGCTAGAACGGAAGGTGAAAAAGTTGCATGAACGGGGGCAGGTTGTCAAACGTGCGACGTTTCATTTGAAGCCTTACCATCAAGTGCAATATGGGGGAACAAGAGATGTTTCTTATATGCTTGCCCTCTCTCTATTGATAAAGGATCGGAAGAAATATTACTTGGAAGAGGGCGTCTATCATTGTGAAGCGTTATTGGAGAGGAAAGAATTAGTAGAGCAGCACACTGAAACTGAAAAGAGTTTAGGCGGGAATGAGCATCTGGCCACTGCGTTTACTGATAAGGAATCAAGTCAACGCGTCCCATTTGAATACGATAGGAGAGCAGCTGTACAGTACGCTGAGCGATGGTGGGACAGTTACAATCCTGCTTATAAACACTTTGAGGTGGATTGTACCAACTATATATCACAATGTTTGCGAGCTGGCGGTGCACCAATGTGGGGGCAGCCAAACCGTGGCAAGGGATGGTGGTATTCCAGTAATAGCTGGAGTTACAGCTGGGCTGTTGCTCATTCCCTCCGTTGGTACTTGAGCGGAGCAAGGCAAGGGTTAACGGCTAAAGAAGTAACGGATGCCTCTCTTTTATCTCCAGGTGATGTCATTTGTTATGATTTTCAGGGAACGGGCCGTTTTGATCATAATACGATTGTAGTGAAAATGAACAGTCAAGGTCTTCCACTAGTGAATGCACATACAACGAATAGCCGCCATCGTTTCTGGGATTATCAGGACTCCACAGCCTATACTCCATCTATTGAATATAAATTTTTTAAGATAGGAGCGGAATGA
- a CDS encoding PrkA family serine protein kinase has product MDILKKIQERREHEEELKWEGTFREYLDLLKEKPFLAQSAHSRVYNMITEAGVEEDNSRKKYSFFDEDIYGLDEAMERLVEEYFHPAARRLDVRKRILLLMGPVSGGKSTLVNLLKRGLEKYSYSDEGAVFAIKGCPMHEDPLHMIPHHLRDEFKEEYGIRVEGSLSPLNTMRLEQDYGGRMEDVQVERIFFSEDKRTGIGTFSPSDPKSQDIADLTGSIDFSTIAQFGSESDPRAYRFDGELNKANRGMMEFQEMLKCDEKFLWHLLSLTQEGNFKAGRFALISADELIIAHTNEAEYRSFIANKKNEALHSRMIVMPVPYNLKVTQEERIYEKMIRESDIRDVHIAPHTLKVAAMFTILTRLKESKKASVDVLKKMYLYDGEMVEGFSDVDVEELKKEFSDEGMSGIDPRYVINRISSTIIKKEMTSINALDVLRSLKDGLDNHASISGEDKDRYLEFISLARKQYDDLAKKEVQKAFVYSYEESARTLMDNYLDNVEAYCNKAKLRDPLTGEELNPDERLMRSIEEQIGVSENAKKAFREEILIRISAYARKGKKFDYQSHERLREAIQKKLFADLKDVVKITTSTKTPDEQQLKKINEVVATLVDEHGYNSTSANELLKYVGSLLNR; this is encoded by the coding sequence GTGGATATTTTAAAGAAAATCCAGGAACGAAGAGAACATGAGGAAGAACTGAAATGGGAAGGTACTTTTCGAGAATACTTGGACCTATTAAAAGAGAAACCGTTCTTAGCTCAATCTGCCCATTCGCGTGTATATAATATGATTACAGAAGCTGGGGTTGAGGAGGACAACAGTCGCAAAAAGTATTCCTTTTTTGATGAGGATATTTATGGGTTAGATGAAGCGATGGAGCGGCTGGTTGAGGAATACTTTCACCCCGCGGCAAGAAGATTGGATGTTAGAAAAAGAATTTTGTTATTAATGGGACCTGTAAGTGGCGGGAAATCTACACTTGTTAACTTATTAAAACGCGGGTTAGAAAAATATTCGTATTCCGATGAAGGGGCTGTCTTCGCAATTAAGGGCTGTCCCATGCATGAAGACCCGCTTCACATGATTCCACATCATCTCAGGGATGAATTTAAAGAAGAATATGGCATTCGGGTTGAAGGAAGTCTATCACCGTTAAACACGATGCGCCTTGAACAGGATTATGGTGGCCGTATGGAAGATGTCCAAGTTGAACGCATCTTTTTCTCCGAGGATAAGCGAACGGGAATTGGAACATTTAGTCCTTCTGATCCGAAGTCACAAGATATCGCTGATCTGACAGGCTCTATTGACTTTTCAACGATCGCACAGTTCGGTTCTGAATCGGATCCGCGTGCCTATCGTTTTGACGGTGAACTGAATAAAGCGAACCGTGGAATGATGGAATTTCAGGAGATGTTGAAGTGTGACGAGAAGTTCCTATGGCACCTATTAAGCCTCACACAAGAAGGGAATTTCAAAGCTGGACGATTTGCACTTATCTCTGCGGATGAATTGATTATTGCACATACGAACGAAGCGGAGTATCGATCTTTCATTGCCAATAAGAAAAACGAAGCGCTTCATTCGCGAATGATTGTCATGCCGGTTCCATACAATTTGAAAGTCACACAAGAGGAACGGATTTATGAAAAAATGATCCGTGAAAGTGACATACGCGATGTGCATATAGCGCCACACACGCTTAAAGTAGCTGCAATGTTCACGATTCTAACGCGTTTGAAAGAATCGAAAAAAGCCTCTGTTGATGTATTGAAGAAAATGTATCTATATGACGGGGAAATGGTGGAAGGCTTTAGTGATGTGGATGTAGAGGAATTGAAGAAGGAGTTCTCGGATGAGGGGATGAGCGGGATTGACCCCCGTTATGTCATTAACCGTATTTCTTCAACTATTATTAAAAAAGAAATGACATCAATCAATGCGCTTGATGTGTTACGTTCCCTCAAAGACGGCCTTGATAATCATGCGTCTATATCAGGTGAGGATAAAGATCGCTATTTGGAATTTATTTCGCTTGCCAGAAAACAATATGATGATCTTGCTAAGAAGGAAGTCCAGAAAGCGTTCGTCTATTCGTATGAGGAGTCAGCTCGAACATTAATGGATAATTATTTAGACAATGTGGAAGCTTACTGCAATAAAGCGAAACTACGTGATCCACTTACAGGTGAAGAATTGAACCCTGACGAGCGACTAATGCGTTCCATTGAAGAACAAATTGGTGTCTCAGAGAATGCGAAAAAGGCCTTCCGTGAAGAAATTCTTATCCGCATTTCCGCGTATGCAAGAAAAGGCAAGAAATTTGATTATCAATCCCATGAACGTCTCCGTGAAGCGATTCAGAAGAAGCTGTTTGCTGATCTGAAGGATGTTGTCAAGATTACCACATCAACGAAAACACCTGATGAACAGCAGTTGAAGAAGATTAATGAGGTTGTGGCCACATTAGTAGATGAGCATGGCTATAATTCCACTTCAGCTAATGAACTATTAAAATATGTAGGAAGTTTATTAAACCGATAA
- a CDS encoding methylated-DNA--[protein]-cysteine S-methyltransferase, which yields MNHPSYLYYDVFDSPVGPITVLADDKGVNRIDYGEYEDRITFYQAWTKKHFLKGEFKHDPDHQYVKQTRTEINEYFGGDRKEFSLPLNCYGTAFQRSVWRALLHTIPLGEIKSYKEVAEVLQAPKSVRAVGGAVNKNPFSIVVPCHRVIGSNGKLVGYAGGLDKKQKLLDWEGNPQLMQAK from the coding sequence ATGAATCATCCATCTTATCTGTATTATGACGTATTCGACTCCCCTGTGGGTCCGATAACCGTGTTGGCTGATGATAAAGGGGTAAACAGGATTGATTATGGAGAGTACGAAGACCGGATAACATTTTACCAAGCCTGGACAAAAAAGCATTTTCTAAAAGGCGAGTTTAAACATGACCCGGATCACCAGTATGTGAAACAGACAAGGACGGAAATTAACGAATACTTTGGTGGTGATCGGAAAGAGTTTTCACTGCCGTTAAATTGTTACGGTACAGCTTTTCAAAGAAGTGTGTGGAGAGCGTTGCTTCATACCATTCCCTTAGGAGAAATAAAATCCTATAAGGAAGTGGCAGAGGTCCTTCAGGCTCCTAAATCTGTACGTGCAGTAGGCGGCGCTGTTAACAAAAATCCTTTTTCAATCGTTGTACCGTGCCACCGAGTGATCGGGAGCAACGGAAAATTAGTAGGATATGCAGGTGGATTAGATAAAAAGCAAAAGCTGCTTGATTGGGAAGGAAATCCACAGCTCATGCAAGCAAAATAA